The sequence below is a genomic window from Armatimonadota bacterium.
TCTTCAATGACTGCACCATCGTCGCTGCAAAACACATCGAAGACGCCGGCATGCTCGGCGGCGCCGCCCTGGCCCTCGAGGGACTTAAGTGGAATACCGGTTCCTCGCACCAAGGCAGGGACTACTAAAGGTAATCTAGGACAAGCACATGACCGAAGTGATCATGCCCAAGATGGGCGACGGAATGGAAGAAGGCACGCTCAACGAGTGGCTGAAGAAAGACGGCGAGAAGGTGAAGTCGGGCGAAGTGATCGGTACGATCCAGACCGACAAGGCGACGCTCGAACTGGAAGCTCCCGCGAGCGGCGTCCTGACCGGCATCTTGCTCCAAGCGGGCGGCACTGTACCCGTCGGCAAGGCCATCGCCGCCATTCTAAAGGATGGCGAGTCGCTTCCGTCCGGTTGGGGCTCGGGCTCTTCGACTCCGGCTGCACCCGCCGCCGAAGCCGCTCCCGTTGCTGAGGCTCCTGCGACTGCTTCTGCTCCGGTCGCCACCACGGCAGTTTCCGAGCGCATTAAGGCTTCTCCGCTGGCCAAAAAGATCGCCAGGGATCGAGGCATCGATCTTGCCGGTATCACCGGTTCCGGTCCCGACGGCCGCATCGTGCAGAAGGACGTTTTGGGCGCGACTCCCGGCTCCGCTCCGGCTCCCGCCGCCACCAAGGCGCCGGCATTCGCTCCGATTGCCGCATCTGCCGAAGACACGACATTCCCGCTCAACAAGATTCGCCAAATCACCGCCAAGCGAACCCAGGAGAGCAAACAGCAGGTTCCCCACTTCTACGTCACTGTCGAGGTCGACGTCGAGAAGATTCTCGCCCTTCGCGAAATGTTCGAAGAAGAGGAGAGCGGCAAGGTTTCCATCAATGACTTCGTGGTGAAGGCCTCGGCCCTCGCCCTGCGCGACATGCCTCAGGTGAACGCGGCCTTCCAAGGCGACAAGCTTCTGATTCATGGAGGCGTGCACATCGGAATCGCGGTAGCGCTGGAAGATGGTCTCACGGTCCCCGTCGTTAAGAACGTCGACCTTAAACCGCTTCGCCAGATTAATGCCGAAGTACGCGATCTCGCCAAGCGCGCCAAGGACAATAAGCTGTCGATGGACGAGCTTTCTGGTTCGACCTTCAGCATCTCGAATATGGGAATGCTTGATGTCGACAACTTCCTCGCTATCGTCAATCAGCCCAACGCCGCCATCGTCGCCATCGCGTCGGTGCGCAAGCGAGTGGTGGTGAACGACGAAGGCGAAATCGAGGTTCGAAGCAAGATGAACATCACCGGCTCGTTCGATCACCGAGTGGCCGACGGCGCAATCGGCGCCAAGTTCATCAACGTGATCAAGAGCTACCTTGAGAACCCGACGCGTCTGCTTCAGTAGCGCAGATCGATCGACTCGTTTGCAACCGCGATCTTGACTGGCGAAACTTCCATCTCAACGATGGCGCTTTCGACCGCCAGCACCTCATGGTCCATGGCGTGGACCAGATTGCGGGCGCTCTCCAGAATGGGCGAAATCGCCAGATAAGGATTCTTGTCGATCTGCATGGTGCATTCGCCCATCGACCGCATCAGTTCGATAGCGAGCGCCTCCTGAGCCGCCAACTGCTGGATGTGGCTTCGCAAATGCTCTCGCCTCAACAACTGCTTCTCCAAAACCGAAATATTCTTCTCGATATACTGCCGGGTCGCCAGATTGGTCGTCTGTCGCAACTCGGATCGTTTTTCTTCCAACGGCCCTTTCGGATCGTGGCCCGCCAAGCGATCGAGTTCGCTTTGGAGGTCGGCTCGTTTGGCCTTGGCCTCGATCTCAGCGTGAAGCAGATCCTTCAGCATGACCGACATTTCTTGGTATTCGTCGGATTCCAGACGTGCCCGCATGACGGCAGCCAGAGCCTCGGCGTAAACCATTACCGACTTTCCACCGCTAACCGTTTCGAGAAAGTGATCTACGTCGTCGACCTTAATCACCAATCGGTCGGGCCGATTCGGGTCGCCTCGGCGTCCCCAAAGCCTCTGCGAGAAGTGTGCAACTCCAGCAAAGGCCACCATCGGGAGAAAAAGGAAGCTTCCAAGACCCAACGTTGCAAGTGTAATGACGAAGAGTATCCCGGAAGCCGCCCAGAGATAAGTCATATTGATTTCGCCCGCAACAACCTTTGCACCGAGTCTCTCGAGGTGGGTCTTTGGCTCTTCCGGACGGAGTCTCCTGGTGCGGCTCGTGATGACGGAATGAATACCGCCCTTGGGGAAGGACCCCCGCGCATATGTCGGTTCAAAACTATCCGAATTCATCTCGCTCTCCGTGCGATGTTTCGACGCCAATCCTTGGCGTTTATGGTGTTAGCATATCACGAATCCTCGTCTGAAGGCGACTTTCCGAATTTCTAGATGGCGGAACACATCTCGCGTCACACTCGGCAAGAAGTCGTTTTGGCGCGTATTCCCTGTTCTTGTTTTTGACGTGCAGTATTCAATTTGCAACTGATTTAGGACTGTAGGCCCGTTCTAAGTTAGCCCAGTTTGAAGAGTCGTAAAACGACTCGAAGGGCTGGGTTTGGTGTTCAAAACAATAAAGAGTCCGAGGAGCGAAGTCGAAGACCCGCCGAGCAAAACGAGGAAGAGCCCTCAGAAAATGCCCCACGCACCGTGACACAAGCGTGACGAAATTCATACATCGCATCTTTTCGTATTAGACTGTCTAAATGCTGACGATTCGGCTCGGCCATACGTGCGAGGTCCTCAGGGACGGCGTTCAAATTGGCCCGTGGCCATGCGAGTCAGCCCTGATTCTGCTTTGGGGTCTTGCCCATGAGGGAACCCGTTGGTCGGCCCGAAGCGAAGTTGCCGCCAAGCTTTTTCCCACTGGCGACCAAGCCAAGAGAATGAACGCCCTTCGCCAATGCATTCTTCGCCTCCGAAATTGGATCGGCGACGACGAACTCGAAGTCCACCCGCGATTCATCCGGCTGAGCCCTGGCAAGTGGAGCCTCGAAATCGAGGAAGGTGAAGCTGCCGACCTCTGTGAAATCATTCCCTGGATCGAGCATCCGTGGATCGATGAGATACGCCGACGTCGGAGAACCGCCGCCGCGCGCTCAGCCGTATCGCCGATGGCTGGTCTCATCCATTCCATTGAGCAAGTCGCCAAAGACGACGTCGATGCCGCCCGCGGCTTATTCGTCTCGGCCTACGATCTGGCCGATTCGTTCAGTGTTCAAGAGTTTTACGACCTTGCATCCATTCTTCGGCCCCTTCAAACGGCCTCTCCTTTCGCCGCCGAGTTTCGCATCGCCTGCGCTTGGATGAGTTATCGAAACGGGCATATCGAGGAGTCCGTTCGGCAGGCCAAACTGGCCGAACAGTCCACGCAAAGACCCGAAGTCCTGGCCCAAGCCGCAAGCCTCCGCTACTACGCGGGCATCGAACGAAACGACGACAAAGAGATCGCCGCCGCTCGTCGTCGACTTCTCGAAACGAACCTCGCCTACAACATCGACCACATCGACATGTGTCTGTTTTGGAACAAAGGACTCTTCGCCGAAGCCATCGAAGCCCGCAGTAAAGCGATCACCCGACTTCACGAATCCCCACGCAATCATCAACTAAACTTCTGGCTGAACTCAGGCTATTTTGCTTCGGACTATGGCGATCGTGGCGCGTGCCGAGAGGCGTGCGAGGAGGCAGCCAAGCTGATCGTCCCAAGTCTGGACGGTGGGCACCTGATAACCTACCATAATGTGCAGGCCAAAATGCACCTGCTGGAGCACAACGCATATGCGGCTCAGCGGTCGCTCGGCGAGGCAAGAGATATCTTCCGACGCTTCGGTCGCAAAATCAGCGCGCTCTACATCCAGGAAACCCAGAGCGAAGTCACGGCCGCGTTGGGCCAGTACGAGCGCGCCCGCGCCGAATGGGGCGGCTTCTTCCAGCGGCGGCGTTCCATCGGAATGTCCATCACCGCCCGCCTCCAACGCCAGCAGAGCCGAGTCCTGGTCTAAAGATTCAACAGCCAGGCGTACGCCTCGTCGTCTCCCGTCGGAGCGGTTCCTTCGACCAAGCTCCATCGCTCGACATGGGTATCGGACGATTTGCCCGGCAAGATCGTCTGCAGCGGGGCCAAGGATTCGACTTCCAGCATCCCCGCCTTGGTGTAGCTCTCGAAGTTGCATCCGCGATCCGGCAACGATTCACCATGATAGGTATAGAACCGCTTCACAAAGGTGAAGCAAAGATTTGAGTAAGCCGCCAAGCCCGCCGTCACGAATGCACCGAACTTCGTTGGATTCGGGTCATCGGTTGAGCGAAGTCGAATGACCTTGCGGCCCCAGGTGTACCGTGGGTCAGTCATCTCCGTATAGCCCCACAATGCGATGTTCTGGATGGGCAGAAGGTTATCGTCCGCCTGCGGCCGCGTCGGGTTATGCGGAATCAGGCATTCCCCACCGGGTTCCATCACCGTAATCGCCCACGGGGCCAGCGTCGCTTCGTATACACCGCGATTCGTAACCACGTGACCGATCTCGAAATATCCGTCACCCACATAAATCTCTATCGTCTTCTGGATGTGGAACTCGTCAACCGGACTAGAAAGTCGAAGAAACCGCTTCCCTTTCTTCGTCACTTCCTCGATCTCGACCGGAAAGGAGTCGGACGTACAAGTCTTCCGCTTGTCCTCCGGCCCGATCCACAGCCGATGCCCACCATATGATCGATAGGGTCCGCCTTTATGTCCTGCGTGCTCCTTGCGGACCAACAGCATGTTTGGCCCGCCTTCCCGGCCGAAATAGAGAATGCGAGGGCCAACCTCGGTCGTCACAACCATCTTCAAATCGCCCGTTCGTAGGACGATACAGCCGTCGAAACCGGCTAAAGAACACCGCTCGGAAGTCACGTCCAATAGCCTACTCGATTCTTTTTTTCGGTTTTGTTGGAACGATCCGGTACTTTCGTGCATTGTGGTTATGTCCCGTGGCCACCGGACTTTCAGAGGAGAAAACATGAAAACACCATTTGTGCACGTAGCACTTGGCGTCGTCGTTTTTGGGCTCGTACCGGTCGCATCGGCCGATATGTTTACGGTCACGGTCGAGAATCTCGGCCCTCAGCCGCTCAGCCCGATGATAGGCATTGCGCATAATTCTTCGTTCGACATTTTCACCGAGGGGCAAACGGCTTCGCTGGGCATCAAGAAGATCGCCGAAGGCGGCGACACGTCCGCGATGGAATCGATCGTCGCAGCCGCAGGCTCCGACATTGGTGGCTGGGGCAAAGTCGCTGGTGGCCCGCTGGGTACCGGTGACATCCGATCCTTCACCATTTCGACCGACTCAGACCACCCGTGGTTCTCGTTCGCGATGATGTTAGGCAAAACCAACGACGGATGGCTGGGTATCGGAGCTGGCGACGGCGCGCTCAACCTGTACTCGGGCATGACCGCAGTTGGCGGCATGTACCTGGCGAAGGGTGCCGACGCTTGGGACGCTGGCACTGAACTGAACACTCAGAACGCCGCTGATCTCGGCTTCCTCGGCGGCTCTGGCAATCCGGCCGACACCGATAGCAATCTCATCCGCCACCACGCAGGAATCATCCCCAATGTCGGCGACAGCTGGCAGCAGATGCCGGCATGGACTCAGGACCAGAATTTGGCCCGAGTCACGATTGCTCCGGTTCCTGAACCCGCATCGCTCGCCGTTCTCGGCATCGGCGCGCTCGCGCTCGTGCGACGACGCCGCAACAAGGCATCCTAGTCCCCACCTCCAAAAAGAAGTAAGGGCGGCCCACATCGGGTCGCCCTTACTTTTTTCCGAAAGCCTAATGGCTTACTTGCCGATACGCCACTGGTAGTTCAGTCGCGCGACCCAGTCGTTGGTTCCGGCCAGCGTCTTGTCCGTGTTCTGCAACCAGCCCTGGTTGCCCACCGAGAAGCTGAACACCTGGTTGGTGGAAGGCTTCTGGTCGAAGCTGAAACCGAACTTCACATACGAATTTCGACCGGCGGTGCTATCGTTCTGCTCGATACCATAGAACAGCGAAACCGGCGAACCTGACGCCTTGAACAGCGACATGTTGATGCCCGACGTTCGTCGCGTCGTAAACAGCGTGTCATCTCGCATTTCGTCGAACTGACCGCCAAACGTGAAATTCTTACCCGCCGAGTAGTCCGCTCGCCAGATGTTTCGTCGCTGCGCCATCGGAGTCGTACCCAAAACGATGTTCGGGTTGTACGGCCCTTCTGGATTCGTCTGAATCGTATTCGTCAACTGGAATCCCGGCGAAACCTGCCACTTCACTTGGTAGTCGCGGATCGCGTATTCCTTGTTGTCCGGCAGAAGTCGCTGCTTGTACGTGAACGAAGCCGAGAGCGGAGCCTTGTTTGTAAAGTCCGTCTTGACCTGATACGTTCGGTCGATCGCCCGCTGACCTTGTTGGTCCACCTGACCTCGGTACTGATAGCCGACGCCGTACTTACCAACGTGCGACTCGAACGAGGACGCCACGTCTTCCTTCAGCCATCGGCTGTTGTCCGATGACATGTAAGTATTAACGTTCAGCTTACAGGCTTGGAAAAAGCCCAGTTCGAACGGCTTGTTGGTCGCCAGCGCGAAGCTCGAGAATGCTTGGGTTCGACCAATCTGGTCGTCCCAGGTGTTCGCCGAGTTCGCGTATCCAAACGTCGTACCGTTCAGATCCGCGCCGGTCACTGCCGTCAGAGCTTGTCCCGGCTTGTAGGCCGCCGGATTGTTGCCGAAGGCAAATCCGGTGCTGGCAAAGCCCGACGTCTCGCCGGTCAGTTGGCGAACATAGCCGTAGCTCATCCGCACACCCTTACCGAAATCCCACCAGAAGCCGTAGTTTCGCTTTGTCTCGTCGTTGCTATCGCCGCTTCGGTCGATACTCGTGTCCGTCACGCTCACGCCTACATTCTTCGAAAGCTGAGTGCTGATCGTGTTCGAGTTAACGTCTTCCTTGTTGCCGTCACTAAAGTTGGTTTTCGTCTGCTCGGTTCGGAACGATGTGTTCTTATCGATCTTCGTTTCCAGTGCGATGGAGGTCTTATCGTAGTCTGGCGTCGCGTTGGTGCCGTCGTACTGCTGCTTCTCCTTCGTAAAGGACAGCGAGGACGTGCCGAACTTGCGCGTGATGTACATGCGCTCCAACGAAGCCGCCAAAATCGTGCTGTTCGACGTTCGATCGACCTGGTTGACCTGCGTAAATCCGAATTGCGTGTTCTTATCCAGATTCAAACCGAGGTTAAGAAGATCGTTCTCCTTCAATTCGGTCGTCGAATCGTTGAAGGCGCTCGAATTCGTGTATTCGAGCTTCATGTTCTTCAACGGCGCAAACTTCAGGCTCGCATCGGTCTCCTTGAAGCCGACAAGCGAAGCAAGCATCGCCTTCTCCGGGTCAACTAGCTGACCGGCAATGCCAAAATCCTGACCAACATTTCGTTGGTTGTACGTAGCCTCGATCCCCTGGCCACTATAGGACAGCTTGGTTCGATCCAGGCCGGACTGTCCGTACTTGGCCGTCAGGATGCTCGCATCGAGTTTGCCCTTCTTGCCCATATCGAAGTTCATGCCGAGATCGGTTCGGCTCAGACCCGCGACGGAGCCGAGGATGTTCTGTTCGAAGCCCATCAGGCTCGTCACTTCCGTGAACTTACTTCCGAGGTTAAGCTTGCGAAGATTGAACTTCAGGCCCTTGGCCGAGTAATCCAAGGTATCCAGGCCGCCATGATCATTCGCGCCGCTCAGCGACGTCGACGAGATCGTCAGCGACTTGTCCTTGCCCGGTTGGAGATTGAAAGTCGTGTTGTCGCGTGAAATTCCCGCCGACCGGCCAAAGTTTCCTCGCTCGGCTCCGGCGTTGACGGCGGCACCCTTGTACATGTCGCCAATCGCCTTGATGTTCGCGTCCGTTTCGGCTGCGTTCAGCGAGCTAAAGCGGTTAAATCCAGTGTCGGCCGAAATCGAGGACGACTCCAGGCTCCAAGTCTTGCCCTTCAGACCGATGTCATGCTTGTCCAGTCCACCGCTGGTGTCTCCGACCGTGCTCTGAGCAAAGGTCAGGTTCATGTCCTTGCCGACAATGCCCTTCGTCAGGTTGAAGCTTTGCCGCTTCAGACCTGCTTCCAGTCCGAAAGCCGCTCGATCGGCCTCAAACCGATTGAATCCCTTATCGACCGACTGCGTGGTGTACTCAAAACCAAACTTCGTGCTGTCGAATCCCATCTTCGACTGGTGGATCGCCAGCGTCTTCTCGGTGTCCTCGACCGTCGAAGTTGTGTACGACATCAAACCGAAAGCCGTCTTCAGGTTCGCGACATCGCTTGAATTTCGGATCGCTTGCGACTGCGACATCTTTTGCCAGTCGGCAACGCCAAGGTCCTTAAAGCGTGTGAAGCCTCGTTCGACCTCATTGGTCGAGTGCGAAAAAGTCAGGCCACCGTTATTCATTGCGTAAGACGAAGCCTTGATGCCCGCCGTGCCGTCCATCACCGAACTCTGCGCCGCCGAGAACTTCAGACCGCCGAGATTGAGGTCAGACAAGCCGACGCCCTGACGCTTCAAGCCTTTCTCGCGGTTGAACGCCGCAACTTGATCGTCGGTGTAGCCAGAATCCTTCACCGCATTAAACGCGGAGAAACTCTTGCTGATGTCCTGGATATTGGCCGTCAGCTTCGCGCCGCCGCCCAGAGCGTAGTTAAACTGCTGGACGAGGAACGATGAACTGCCCTCGGTGCTGGCCGATTGCCCGCCTTTCGCCGAAGCATCGTACGTCATGGAACCCAAGACATCTTGCTTCATGCTGCTTCCGGCGAAGAAGGCACCCGAAAGCCCCATTCCGCTACCGGAAAAGTTGTTCTTTGTGCCCCAAATATTGGTTCGAAGAACACGGCCGTCAGCCGTTCGCTCCGTCTCGCCGAAGTTCAGTTGCATCGAAAGGCCACCCGGAACGAGGTTGAACTTCATTCCTGGCAGACCAGCAACCGCCGAACCCGAGTTGACGGGAGCCTTTGCATCGTATCGGTATTGAACCGAGATGCTGTCACCATCGCGGAATGCGCGGGAAATGTAGACCACTCCAACGGAGTAGTCCATGCTGTAGTCGAGTCCCGGCTTCAGGCGAACCCCGTTAAGGAAAACGAGTTCACTGTTCTTGATGACGTTTCCGTATCGAAGCGGCGCACCGGTGCCTCCCGGCGTCAGCCGAATGAGGTCCATGGCTGGCGTTCCGCCTATCGTAACGGAGCCCGCGTCTGGCTGAACTGCATCAGACGAACCGCTGAGCGGTAAAATTTGGGCGTGCGTAGTTGAGGCAAGACAAACCGGCGCGACTAGCGCGGCACTTCGTATGACCTTCCTGGCGTTCTTCATCTGGACGTCTCCGAGATGAGAATAAATCCCAACTACTCCCTATATTGTAGCCTAGATTCTCCCCTTCCATAGTCCTAACGCCCGGAATCCTACTAGG
It includes:
- a CDS encoding pyruvate dehydrogenase complex dihydrolipoamide acetyltransferase — protein: MTEVIMPKMGDGMEEGTLNEWLKKDGEKVKSGEVIGTIQTDKATLELEAPASGVLTGILLQAGGTVPVGKAIAAILKDGESLPSGWGSGSSTPAAPAAEAAPVAEAPATASAPVATTAVSERIKASPLAKKIARDRGIDLAGITGSGPDGRIVQKDVLGATPGSAPAPAATKAPAFAPIAASAEDTTFPLNKIRQITAKRTQESKQQVPHFYVTVEVDVEKILALREMFEEEESGKVSINDFVVKASALALRDMPQVNAAFQGDKLLIHGGVHIGIAVALEDGLTVPVVKNVDLKPLRQINAEVRDLAKRAKDNKLSMDELSGSTFSISNMGMLDVDNFLAIVNQPNAAIVAIASVRKRVVVNDEGEIEVRSKMNITGSFDHRVADGAIGAKFINVIKSYLENPTRLLQ
- a CDS encoding PEP-CTERM sorting domain-containing protein, with amino-acid sequence MRGPTSVVTTIFKSPVRRTIQPSKPAKEHRSEVTSNSLLDSFFRFCWNDPVLSCIVVMSRGHRTFRGENMKTPFVHVALGVVVFGLVPVASADMFTVTVENLGPQPLSPMIGIAHNSSFDIFTEGQTASLGIKKIAEGGDTSAMESIVAAAGSDIGGWGKVAGGPLGTGDIRSFTISTDSDHPWFSFAMMLGKTNDGWLGIGAGDGALNLYSGMTAVGGMYLAKGADAWDAGTELNTQNAADLGFLGGSGNPADTDSNLIRHHAGIIPNVGDSWQQMPAWTQDQNLARVTIAPVPEPASLAVLGIGALALVRRRRNKAS